In the genome of Segatella copri, one region contains:
- the yihA gene encoding ribosome biogenesis GTP-binding protein YihA/YsxC: protein MEIKKSEFTISAPRVSMCPKDNKAEYAFIGRSNVGKSSLINMLCNHKGLAKTSATPGKTLLINHFIINNEWYLVDLPGYGFAKRSKTVQKQLEQMISSYILQRPQLANVFVLIDVRHDQQKIDREFVDWLGESNVPFCIVFTKADKLGPVKARMNAEKWMHALEDRWEALPPYFITSSEKKTGRDEVLDYIDEINKSLAGE from the coding sequence ATGGAAATTAAGAAATCAGAATTTACAATATCGGCTCCACGAGTGAGCATGTGTCCTAAAGATAACAAGGCTGAGTATGCTTTCATAGGCAGAAGTAACGTGGGCAAGTCGAGCCTCATCAATATGCTTTGCAATCACAAGGGTTTGGCTAAAACTTCAGCCACTCCAGGTAAAACCCTGCTTATCAACCACTTTATCATCAATAACGAATGGTATCTGGTCGACCTTCCTGGCTATGGCTTCGCCAAGCGCTCAAAGACCGTGCAGAAGCAGTTGGAGCAGATGATCAGCAGCTATATCCTGCAGCGTCCGCAGTTGGCAAACGTCTTCGTTCTTATCGATGTGCGCCACGACCAGCAGAAGATAGACCGAGAGTTCGTGGATTGGTTGGGCGAGAGTAATGTTCCTTTCTGTATCGTCTTTACCAAGGCAGACAAGTTGGGTCCTGTCAAGGCTCGCATGAATGCCGAAAAGTGGATGCATGCCCTGGAAGACCGATGGGAGGCGCTCCCTCCATACTTCATCACCAGCAGTGAGAAGAAGACGGGGCGTGACGAGGTGCTCGACTATATCGACGAAATCAACAAGTCTCTGGCAGGAGAGTAA
- a CDS encoding ABC-F family ATP-binding cassette domain-containing protein — protein MASQIPYLDVQNLTKRFGAEVLFDNISFSIAEGQKVGLVARNGTGKSTLMSVLMDKEGHESGDIIYRRDLKVGYLEQSPKFDPEESVLEACFNHEDDPEKVLKAKQILTQLHITNMDQPMGQLSGGQQKRVALANVLIDEPDFLMLDEPTNHLDLEMIEWLEGYLNRGNKTIFMVTHDRFFLDKVCNTILELDDKTIYTYRGNYAYYLEKRQERMDNLRAEIQHSKNLYRRELDWMRRQPQARGHKAKYREDAFYELEKVAKQRIEDRQVRLKASTVYIGSKIFECQYVSKAFDDRGKKKVILDNFYYNFARFEKMGIVGNNGTGKSTFIKMLLGEVQPDSGKFDIGETVRFGYFSQEGLKFREDQKVIDVITEIADYIDLGNGKHMTASQFLQFFLFTPEEQHNYVYKLSGGEKRKLYLCTVLMRNPNFLVLDEPTNDLDIQTLQVLEEYLQDFAGCVIVVSHDRYFMDKVVDHLLVFKGEGEIQDFPGNYTQYRDWSRLQEKDEAEKAAAAAKTTASTSTSTSDGTGTAKRDANFENKRKMSYKEKREYEQLTQEIDKLTEEQKKLEEALCSGTLSVEELTEKSKRLPEIKDELDEKEMRWLELAEML, from the coding sequence ATGGCTAGTCAAATACCGTATTTAGACGTTCAAAACCTCACCAAACGTTTTGGAGCTGAGGTTCTTTTTGATAATATTTCCTTCTCTATCGCTGAAGGACAGAAGGTGGGACTCGTGGCGAGAAACGGCACGGGTAAATCTACGTTGATGTCGGTGCTCATGGATAAGGAGGGACATGAGAGTGGTGACATCATCTATCGCCGCGACCTGAAGGTGGGCTATCTGGAGCAGTCGCCGAAGTTCGACCCGGAGGAGAGCGTGCTCGAGGCTTGCTTCAACCACGAGGATGACCCCGAAAAGGTGCTCAAGGCTAAGCAGATTCTCACACAGTTGCATATCACCAACATGGATCAGCCGATGGGACAGTTGAGTGGTGGCCAGCAGAAGCGTGTGGCGCTTGCCAATGTGCTGATTGACGAGCCCGACTTCCTGATGCTCGATGAGCCTACCAACCACCTCGACCTGGAGATGATTGAGTGGCTGGAGGGCTATCTGAACCGTGGCAATAAGACCATCTTCATGGTAACCCACGACCGATTCTTCCTCGACAAGGTGTGCAACACCATCCTGGAACTCGATGATAAGACCATCTACACCTATCGTGGCAACTATGCCTACTATCTGGAAAAACGACAGGAACGCATGGACAACCTGCGTGCCGAAATCCAGCATTCCAAGAATCTCTATCGCAGAGAGCTGGACTGGATGCGCCGACAGCCTCAGGCTCGCGGTCATAAGGCGAAGTATCGTGAGGATGCCTTCTACGAGTTGGAAAAGGTGGCAAAGCAGCGCATCGAAGACCGACAGGTTCGCCTGAAGGCTTCTACCGTGTATATCGGTTCCAAGATTTTCGAGTGCCAGTATGTGAGCAAGGCGTTCGACGACAGGGGTAAGAAGAAGGTGATTCTCGACAACTTCTACTACAACTTTGCCCGATTCGAGAAGATGGGCATCGTGGGTAACAACGGTACGGGTAAATCTACCTTCATCAAGATGCTCCTGGGCGAGGTGCAGCCCGATAGCGGCAAGTTTGATATCGGAGAGACCGTGCGTTTCGGCTATTTCTCGCAGGAGGGATTGAAGTTCCGTGAAGACCAGAAGGTCATCGATGTCATCACAGAGATTGCCGACTATATCGACCTGGGAAACGGCAAGCACATGACGGCTTCCCAGTTCCTGCAGTTCTTCCTCTTCACTCCCGAGGAGCAGCACAATTATGTATATAAGTTGAGTGGTGGTGAGAAGCGCAAGCTCTATCTCTGCACGGTGCTGATGAGAAATCCTAACTTCCTGGTGCTCGATGAGCCTACCAACGACCTCGATATCCAGACCCTCCAGGTATTGGAAGAATACTTGCAGGATTTCGCCGGTTGCGTCATCGTGGTGAGTCACGACCGTTATTTCATGGACAAGGTGGTGGACCATCTTCTGGTGTTCAAGGGCGAGGGCGAGATTCAGGATTTCCCTGGCAACTATACGCAATATCGTGACTGGAGCCGTTTGCAGGAGAAGGATGAGGCTGAGAAAGCTGCGGCTGCTGCGAAAACCACAGCCAGCACCAGTACCAGCACAAGCGATGGAACCGGCACCGCCAAGCGTGATGCCAACTTTGAGAACAAGCGCAAGATGAGCTACAAGGAGAAGCGTGAATATGAGCAGCTGACCCAGGAAATAGATAAGCTCACCGAAGAGCAGAAAAAGTTGGAAGAGGCCCTTTGTAGTGGCACTCTCTCGGTAGAGGAACTGACGGAAAAGAGCAAGCGCCTGCCTGAAATCAAGGATGAACTTGACGAGAAGGAAATGAGATGGCTGGAATTGGCAGAAATGCTCTAG